The Cellulomonas shaoxiangyii sequence CGGCGGTGACAACCTGACCGCGACGTTCTCGCCCGCACTCGTGGACGCCCAGCTCTTCGTGCTCGACGTCGCCGGCGGCGGCGACGTGGTGCGCAAGGGCGGGCCGGGCATCGCGCGCGCGGACCTGCTCGTGGTCAACAAGACCGACCTGGGCCCGTACGTGGGCGTGGACGTCGAGCGGATGGTGCGCGAGGGACGCGAGGCGCGTGCGGGCCGCCCGGTGGTCGCGCTGTCGAAGCACGACGAGGCGTCCGTGCAGGAGCTGGTCGACTGGGTGCTCGGCACGCTCGCCTCCTACCGGGCCGGCGGTCACGTGGCGGTCGACCCGGGCCCGATGGCGCCGCACTTCCACGCCGACGAGGAGCACGAGCACGCGCACGGCGACGAGCCGCACACGCACGCCGAGCAGCACGCGCACGCGCCGGCCGGGACGCACCCGGCGTGACGCGGATCACCGTCGCGCCGGGCGCCGGCCGGTCGGTGCTCGGCCTGCGGTCGGGTGCCCTGGCCGTGCGCGTCCTCGCGCAGGACGAGGCGGGGGCACGGGTGGCGCTCGTCGCCAACGGCGCCCTGCTGCTCGCGGGGGACGCCGTCACGGTGCAGGTCGAGGTCGCCGACGGCGCCTGGCTGGAGGTCGTCGAGACCACCGGCACGGTCGCGTACGGGGGCCCGGAGCCGTCGCGCTGGGACGTCGACGTGCGGCTGGGCGCGGGGTCCACCCTGTGCTGGGACGCGCTGCCGTTCGTCGTCTCGCACGGGGCGCGCACGCACCGGCGCACCGACGTGCACCTCGGCGACGGCGCCCGCGCGCTGCTGCGCGAGACGCTCGTGCTGGGACGCGCCGGGCAGGCGGGCGGCGACCTGTGGACCCGGACCGCGGCGTACGACGCGCACGGCCTGCTGCAGGTCGAGGAGCTCGACCTGTCCCGGGCGACGCGGGGCCTGCCCGGGGTGCTGGCGACCACGGCCGCGGCGGCGGCGTGCCGCGTGGTCGACACGGTCCTGGCGCTGGGCTGGTCGCCGGCCGCGGACCCCGGCCCGGACGACGCGGCGACGCTCCTCGCGCTGGACCGCCCCGGTGCGGTGCTGCGCTGGCTCGGGTCCGAGCTGCACCGCGACACGGTCGGCGACCGCTGCGTGGCGGCGTGGGGGGACGAGCTCGCCGCCGGCCGCGCGGCACCGTCGTCGCACGCGGCACCGTCCTCGCACGCGCCCCCGCCCGCGCCCGCGCGGGTCGTCCCGACCCCGGCGCCGGCGCGCGACCCGGTCGCCCCCTCCCCGTCCCGCCCGCCGCGCGGCGCCGCGCCGCCCGGCCCACCCCCGCGCGCCGAGCGCGCCCACCCGACCTTCCGCACCACCGTCACCGAGGAGTACGCATGACCACCACCGTCGCCGGGTTCGCCGGCGTCACCGGGAACGCCGGCGTCAAGGACGCCGTCCCGGACGTCAGCCTCGTGCACGCCACGGGCCCCACCACGTCGTCGGCCGTGTTCACCCGGTCCCTGTTCGCCGGCCCGAGCGTCGAGCTCAGCCGCAGCGGCGACCTCGCCGGCCTGCGTGCCGTCGTGGTCGTGTCGGGCAACGCGAACGTCGCGACCGGTGCGGCCGGCCTGGCCGACGCGGGCGCGCTGCGCGACTGGGCCGCGGACCGCGCCGGCTGCGCGCCCGAGCAGGTGCTCGTCGCCTCCACGGGCGTGATCGGCGTCCCGTACCCCATGGACCGGCTGCGCGCCGGCCTCGCCGCCCTGCCGGCGGCCGCACCGGTCGACCTCGACGCGGTCGCGCAGGCGATCATGACGACGGACACGCACCCCAAGGTCGCGACGCGGCAGGTCGGCGCGGCGCGCGTGGTCGGCATCGCGAAGGGCGTCGGGATGATCGAGCCCGACATGGCGACCATGCTGTCGTTCGTCTACACGGACGCCGAGGTGCCGGCCGACGACCTCGACCGGATCTTCCGCTCGGTGGTCGCGCGGACGTACAACGCCGTCAGCGTCGACACCGACACGTCGACGTCCGACACGGCCGCGGTCCTCGCGTCGGGCGCCGCCGGGCCCGTCGACCTCGCCGAGCTCGAGGCGGCCCTGCTCGAGGTGTGCACCGCGCTCGTGCGCATGATCGCGTCGGACGGCGAGGGCGCGTCGACGCTGATCGAGGTGCGGGTGACCGGGGCGCGCGACGACGCGCAGGCCAAGCTGGTCGGCAAGTCCGTGGTCAACTCCCCGCTGGTCAAGACGGCCGTGCACGGCGCCGACCCCAACTGGGGGCGGGTCGCGATGGCCATCGGCAAGTGCTCGACCGAGACCGACATCCGCCAGGAGGCGGTCCGCATCGCGTTCGGCGGCCTGGAGACCTACCCGACGCTGCCCACGCCCGACGTCCGGGCGCAGCTCGAGGCGTACCTGGGCCGCGACGAGGTCGTCGTCGAGATCGACCTGGGCATCGCCGACGGCGCGTTCACCGTGTACGGCTGCGACCTGACCGAGGGCTACATCCGCATCAACGCGGACTACACGACCTGACCGCGGGAGGGCCGGCGGTGCGCGCGGGAGTCCGCCGCGCGCACCGCCGCGCTCGCCACCGTCCCGTCACACGGCCGAGCAGGCGACCGTCCCGGTGGGCGGCGTGCCGGTGCCGATGAAGCCGGCGGTCGTCGTCCCGCCGGTGTCGAGCCTGCCGTTCCACGCCGCGTTGCGGACCGTGACCGTGGCGCCGGACGTCGAGAAGTCGCCCGACCACCCCTGCTGGACCGCACCGCCCGACGGCAGGTCGAACGTCGCGCGCCACCCGCCGACGGCACGCGTCCCGGCCGTGACGGTGACGGACGCCTGGTACCCGCCCGGCCAGCGGCCCGCGACGGTGAGGGTCGCCGTGCACGTCGCTGCGGGGAACCCGGGCGTGCGGGTGGGCGTGGGCGTCGCGCTGGACGTGGGGACGGGGGAGCCGGTCGGGCCCGTCGGCGACGGGATCGGGTAGCCGGTCGGGCCTGTGGGCGACGGCTGCGGCGGGGGCCCCGGCGGGGTCACGTCGGGCGAGGGCTCGATGCCCTCGACGCGCAGCAGCGACGTCACGAGCTCGGTGAGGCGCACCGCGACCACCTGGTGGTCGGAGAGCGACGGGTGCCAGTGGCAGCCGGTCAGGTCGAGGCCGCCGTACAGCCACGGGACCACCCGGTCGTCGCCCGCCGCCTCGGCCGCGAAGGCGATCTCCCGGGTGATGTCGCGCACCTCGGGCGCCGTGTCGGGCGCACCGAGGACGATGAACGTCGTCGGGCCGTAGCGCTCGCGCAGCTGCGCGACGAACTCCTCGTACGCCGCGCGGTACGCCGTGCGCAGCGTCGCCGCGGTCCACGGCTCGCCGGCCCCCACCGGCGTCGAGAAGTCGTTGATGCCGAGGCCGACGACGACGACCTGGGGGTGCCAGCCCGCGGGCCGGTCCCACACGTCGCCGTCGACGGCCGGCAGCGCCCGGTCGGCGTAGGTGCGGAAGCTCGTCCCGGGCTCCCCGCCGGCGTAGTTGCGCACCATGCCGCGCCCCGAGAACGCGTTGAGCTGGTAGTCGGCGCCGAGCGCCTGGGCCGTCAGGGCGGCGAACGAGCGGTCGGCGTTGGTCCGGCGGGCGACCTCGTCCCCGGTGCACTCGCGGGTCGGCGACTCGTTGCCGTACCCCGCGGTGTAGGAGTCCCCGAAGAACTCGAGCTGCACCCGGCGGGGCGCCCGGGCGGGCAGCACGGCCCCGCCCGGCGCGGCCACGAAGCCGCCGAACGTGGTGGTGGTCCACGGGCTCTCGTTGCGCCGGACCACCCGGATGGTGTGCTCACCGTCGCCCAGTCCCTGGAGCCACCGCGTGCCGGTGCCCGGCGTCACCCACGTCGCGACCAGGTGCCCGTCCAGGATGACGTCGTAGTCCCCGACGGCGTCGTCGAAGACGACGCCGACGCCCGTGCCGCGGAAGCGGCCCTCGAAGTACACGCCCGGCCAGCCGAAGGCGAGCCCGTCCGCGGTCGGCACCACGCGCCCTCCGGTGTGCACGGTCGGGTCGGCGGTCGCGGCCGCCGCGCCGGCGGGTCCGGCGGCGGCCGGCGCGGCCGCGGCGGCGGCGCCGGGGGCCTGCGCTGCCGCACCGCCCGCCAGCATCAGGGAGGCGGTCGTGGCGAGCGCGGTCAGCACCAGTGCCGCGCTCGGACGAGGGTGTCGCACGGGTGTCTCCATCTCCGGGCGCACGGCGCGCCCCCCGCGTTCGTACCGGCCCCCTCACCTGCGCCACCAGGACCGAAGCGCTTCACATCCGCCGCCGCGCGAGCGACGACGACGCGGTCAGGCGCCGGCGGCGCGGACCAGGCCCGTCTCGTAGGCGAGCACGACCGCCTGGACGCGGTCCCGGACGCCGAGCTTGGCGAGGATGCGCCCGACGTGCGTCTTCACGGTCGCCTCGGCCAGGAACAGCGCGGTCGCGATCTCCGCGTTCGACAGGCCCTCGGCGACGTGCTCGAGCACCTCGACCTCGCGGGGTGTGAGCGCGGCGAGGCGCGGGTGCGGCGCACCGGGCTGCGGTGCGGCGCCGGACGCGGGCAGCCGCTCGGAGAACAGCTCGAGCATGCGCCGCGTGATGCGCGCCGACACCACGGCGTCGCCCGACGCGACGGTCTGCACCGCGGTCACGAGGTCGGCGGGCCGGGCGTCCTTGAGCATGAAGCCGCTCGCGCCGGCGTGCAGCGCGGCGAACGCGTACTCGTCGAGGTCGAACGTCGTGAGGATGAGCACGCGCACCTCGGGCTGCGCCTCGACGATGCGCCGGGTGGCCTCGATGCCGTCCATGCCGGGCATCCGCACGTCCATGAGGACCACGTCGGGGCGCAGCGCCGCGACCTGGCCGACCGCCGTGGCGCCGTCGCCCGCCTCGCCGACGACGTCGAAGCCGCCGCTCTCCAGCACGAGGCGGAAGCCCACCCGCACCAGCGCCTGGTCGTCCACCAGCAGGACCGTCGTCATGCGTCTCCCTCGTTCCACGGCAGCAGCGCGCGCACGCGCCACCCCTGCCCGTACGGACCTGCCTCGACCGTCCCGCCGAACGCGGCGGCCCGCTCCGTCATGCCGACGAGCCCGCGCCGGCTCCCGGGGCCGGCGGTCGCGGGTGCGGTGCCGCCCCGGTCGGTGACGACGACCTCGACGGCGTCCGCCCGCCGCCGCACGTCCACCTCGACGTCGGTCGCGACGGGCGCGTGCCGCAGCGTGTTGGTCAGCGACTCCTGCACGATCCGGTAGACGGCGAGCTGCAGCGCGGGGTCCAGCGCGTCGAGCCCGGTCACGGCGAGCCCGGACGTGCGGACGGCCAGCCCCGCGGTCCGCGCACGCCCGACCAGCCGCGGCAGGTCGAGGCTGCCGGGCTGCGGCTCGAGCGGTGCGTCGCCGGCCGGGCCGTCGCCGTCGTCGTCGTGCAGGACGCCGAGGATGCGCCGCATGTCGCCGAGCGCGGCGCGGCCGGTGTCGACCAGCTCGTCGAGCGCCGCCCGCGCCCGGTCCGGCGCCCAGTCGAAGGCGGCGGACGCACCGCCGCCCAGCGCGACCATGACCGAGATGCTGTGCGCGACCACGTCGTGCATCTCGCGCGCGATCTGCGCGCGCTCCGACGCCTGCGCGAGGCGCGTCCGCTGCGCGTGCTCCTCCGCGCGGGCGCGTGCCGCCTCGGCCAGCGCGGCGACGCGCTGGCGCCGGGCGTGCACGAGGGTGCCGAGGCCGACCGCGAGCAGCGCGAGCACGACGACCGGGGCCGCCATGGCGAACCAGGCCGGGCTGGTCGCGAAGCCGAAGGGGCCGCTGCCGGTGACCGCGGCGAACGCGTCGGCGTCGTCGGGGTCCACCCCGAGGGACTTCGCGCCCACCGTGCGGGCGAGGGGCAGCACCCGGGCGCCGACCAGCAGGGCGAGGACGCTCGCCCCGGCCGCCGCCAGGAGGGTCCGCGGCGGCGCGGTGGTCGCCACGACGTAGAGCGCGAGGGCGACACCGAGCTCGAACCCGTTCGTCGCACCCGTCAGCGCCAGCGACAGCACGCCGAGGACGGTCATCACGGCGGCGACGAGCACCGGCCGCCGCCGGCGCCACACGAGCGCGACGGCGCCCGCGAGCGTGAGCACCGCCGACGTGACCTGCATCAGCAGCACCCGCGGGCCGCCCAGCACCTCGTGCAGCCAGTACATCGAGTCCGCCCCGAGCCCGAGCAGCAGCGCCCACCCGGTGAAGACCGTCACGACGGCCGCGTCCACGAGGCCGGGGCGCCGAAGGAGGAACCGGCGGACGGGGCCGGGGCGGGGAACCGCAGCCTCGGCGACGTCGGGACCCACCGGGTGCCCGCCCACGTCGCCTCCCGCCGTCACGGTCGCATCCTCCCAGCCCTGCGGGGCTGGTCCCGCACCGCGGGCGTCGTGCGGGCGCGCCGGGGCGGACGGCCCCGCGGCCGCCCACCCCGGCACCTCGCCCGTGCTCAGGCGTCCCTCCGGCGCAGGAGCACGGCCGCCACCGCGAGCGCGCCGAGCGCCCAGGCGAGCATGACGCCGTAGCCGGTCCACGGCGGCAGGTCGCTGGTGATGCCGGTGATCACGGACCCGAGGTGGTCGTGCGTGACGAGGCGCGCACCGGCGCTCGTCGGCAGGTACGCGGTCGCCGCCTGCAGCGGCTGCCACGGGATCATCCCGAGCCCGTTCTCGACGACGAGCATCAGCCCCAGGACGACCGTGATGCCGGCGGCGCTGCTGCGCACGAGCGCGCCGATCGCGAACGCGAGCGCCGCGGCGGTGGCGAGGAAGAGCGGGACACCCAGCATGATCCGCAGGTCGTCCGGGTCGCCCAGGTCGACCGGCATCCGGCCGTGCGCGAGCGACGGCGCGGCGACGGCCCAGCCGGCGGCGACCATCACGACCGACGCCGCCAGCACGGCGAGCACCGTGACGAGCAGCTTGGCGAGCAGCGCGGGGACGCGGGTGGGGGCGGCGGCGAGCGTCGAGCGGATCTGCCCGGTGCCGTACTCGCCGCTGATGGTCAGCACGCCGAACGTGCAGAACGCGAGCATGGCCAGCGGGATGCCGGCGGTGGCGTAGACCGACCCGACCCGCTCGGGGTCCGGGTACTCCCGGGCGAGCGCGCTGATGCTCGCCGACTGCATCCCGGCGAACGCCACACCGAGCACGACCCCGACGCCGAGCGTCCACCAGGTCGAGCGCAGCGAGCGGAGCTTGATCCACTCGGCGGCGACCAGGCGGCGGAAGGTGAGGGGGTGCACGGCGACGCGGCTGCGCGTCGGAGGGCCCGCGACGGTGGTGGTGAGCGTGGTCATCGGCGGCCTCCTGCGGCGGCGTGGGACGGGGCGGAGCGGTACTCGACCGCGTCCGCGGTGAGCTGCATGTAGGCGTCCTCGAGCGAGGTCTCGACGGGTGCGAGCCCGTGCAGGACGAGCCCGGCGGCGGCCGCGACGGCGGCGACGGCCGGGGGCGTGCTGCCGGTGACCTCGAGCACGTCGTGCGCCACGGACGCGACCACGACGCCGGGGTCGCGCGTCAGGACCGCCGCGAGCTGCGCGGCCGACGGCGTGCGGACCTGCACCGCGGTGGTCTGCGCGCGGGCGACGATCTCGCTGACGGGCGCGTCGGCGATGACGCGGCCGCGGCCGACCACGATCAGGTGGTCCGCCGTCAGGGCCATCTCGGTCATCAGGTGCGAGGACAGGAACACCGTCCGGCCCTCGGCGGCGAGCCCGCGCAGCAGGTGGCGCACCCACAGCACGCCCTCGGGGTCGAGCCCGTTGACGGGCTCGTCGAGGATGAGCGTCTGCGGGTCGCCGAGCAGCGCGGCCGCGATGCCGAGGCGCTGGCCCATGCCGAGCGAGAACGTCCCGGCGCGCTTGCCGGCGACCGGCGCGAGGCCCGTCATCTCCACGACCTCGTCGACGCGGCGCCGCCCGATGCCGTGCGTCGCGGCCTGCGCGAGCAGGTGGCTGCGGGCGGACCGCCCGCTGTGCACGGCCTTCGCGTCGAGCAGCGCGCCGACCTCACCCAGGGGCGCGCGGTGCCGGGCGTAGTGCTTCCCGTTGACGGTGACCGTGCCGCTCGTCGGCCGGTCGAGGCCCACGACCATGCGCATCGTCGTCGACTTGCCCGCGCCGTTGGGGCCCAGGAACCCCGTCACCGTCCCCGGCCGGACCGTGAAGGTCATGCCGTCGACGGCCGTCCTGGCCCCGTACCGCTTCGTGAGCCCCGTGGCCTCGATCATGCGTCCTCCTCGTTCGGTGTGACTCGAACGTAGGAGCGGGGCAGGGGGCGGCGGGACGCCCGTGCGGACCACATCGGCGGCGGCGCGGCGTACGCCGCGGGGATGACACCGTCACCCCCGCGGCGTCGCGCGCCGCGTGGCTCAGCGCAGCAGCGTGCCGGCGCGGCCGTACTGCTGCGGCACGGTCGGCTCGACACCGAGGTCGAGCGCGGCACGCAGCGGCCAGTACGGGTCCGCGAGCAGGGGGCGGGCGAGCGCGATCGCGTCGGCCGACCCGTCGGCCAGCACCGCCTCGGCGTGCGCCGCGTCGGTGATCATGCCGACCGCGACCGTGGGCACGCCCGCCTCCGCCCGGATCCGCGCGGCGAACGGCACCTGGTAGCCCGGGCCCGCGGGGATGCGCACCGACGGCAGGTTGCCGCCCGTGGAGACGTGCACCATGTCGACGCCCAGCGGTGCGAGGTCGGCGGCGAGACGCACCGTGTCGTCGGCCGTCCAGCCGGCGGGCTCGACCCAGTCGGTCGCCGAGACGCGCACGAGCACGACGACGCCCTCGCCGACGGCGGTGCGGACCGCCTCGACGACCTCGCGCACGAGGCGGGTGCGGTTCTCGAACGAACCGCCGTACGCGTCCCCGCGGCGGTTGCTGTCGGGCGACAGGAACTGGTGCAGCAGGTAGCCGTGCGCGGCGTGCACCTCGACCACGTCGTACCCGACCTCGACCGCCCGGACCGCCGCGTCGGCGAACGCGCGCACGACCCCGGCGACGTCGTCGGTGGACAGTGCGCGGGGCGCGGGGGAGTCCGCCGCGAACGGCACGGCGCTCGGGCCGACCGTCTCCCAGCCGCCTTCGTCGGCACCGAGCGGGGCGCCGCCGCGCCACGGCGCGTCCGTGCTCGCCTTGCGGCCGGCGTGCGCGAGCTGGATGCCGGCCTTCGCGCCCTGCGCGTGCACCAGCGCGGTGAGGCGGCGGTGCCCCTCGGCCTGCGCCTCGTCCCACAGCCCGAGGTCGAACGGCGTGATGCGGCCCTCCGGCGTCACCGCCGTCGCCTCGGTGATGACGAGCGCCGCCCCGCCGACCGCCCGCGAGCCGTAGTGCTGCAGGTGCCAGTCGTGCGGCACGCCGGCCGCGGGGCCGGTCGGCTCCGCGGAGTACTGGCACATCGGCGCCATCCACACGCGGTGCGGGAACGTGACGCCGCGCAGCGTGAGGGGCGTGAACAGGGCGGGCGTGGTCATCGGGGTCCTTCCGGATCGGCAGGCGGCGCGCGTGCGCGACCGCCTCGTGGGTCAACCGCCCCCGTCGTCCGGCTCTTCCGCCGGTGGGTGGCGGACGGGTCACGTGTGACACGCCCCACCGCGCCGCGCGAGCCGTCGCCGCGCGGGTCGCGCCCGTGGGACGGCGGTCCCGACCGCCGGAGGTCCCGGGTGCGTCGCCCGCGGGCGCGTCGTACGGTCGCCGCAGTGCCGTCGTCCCCGCCGGCGCCCGAGGCGTCAGGAGCGGACGTGACCACGACCCCGGCGCCCGTCGGCGCCCCCGACGAGGGGGTGCCCCTGGGACGTCCCGCACCCCGTGCCCCCGCGCCGGCCGGCGCGCGCGGCGTGCTCGCCGTGCTGCTGGGCGGCCCTGCCGGCGTCGTCCGCGTCGCGGGTGTGGTGTGCGTGGTCGTCGCGCTCGTGGGGCGCGATCCCGTGGACGCGGCGTTGTTCTCGCTCGTCCTCGCGGGGCTGGTCGTCCCGCTCGTGGGACGCGTCGACCCGAGGCTCGACGCCGCCTACGGCGTGGGGCTGCTGCTGGCGGCCTGGTCCGGCGCGCTGGGGCTGTACGAGCGGGTGGCGTGGCTCGACGTCGTCATGCACCTGGTGGTCACGGGGCTGGTCGCCGCCGTCGTGCACCTCGTCATCGCGCGCCGCACGGGTGCCGTGGTCGACCCCGCACGCCCCGCGCCGGGCGTGACCCGGGCGGCGTCGGTGGCGGTGACGGCCGCCCTGGGGATGGCGCTCAGCGTGGCGTGGGAGGTCGGCGAGTACCTCGGCAACGCCTACGTCGACCCGGAGATCTACGTCGGGTACGCCGACACGGTGGGCGACCTGGTGATGGGCGGGCTGGGCTCCGCCGTCGCGGGCGCGCTGCTGCTGCGCGGGGCGCGCGGCGGGCGGGGCGGCGTCGCCGCCTGACCGCCAGACGGACGGTTCACCCGGGCGAAACAGGGGCAAACCGGTCGTGGTCGGCCGGTGGGCGTCGACACACTGGCAGACGCGGCACCGGCCGACGCCCGGCACGGTGCGCATCGAACCCGGGGGAATCCCATGCGCGTCCCGTCCGCCCTGCCGATCGCCACCCTCGCCGTCGCGGCCGCGCTCCTCGCGCCGCCGGCCCACGCCGTACCGGTGGCCGCCGCACCGCCGCCCGTCCCCGGGTGCGGCGCGACCCTCACGGCCGACGCACGCCTCACGGCGGACCTCACGTGCCCGGCCGGGAACGGCCTGACGCTCGCCGCGGGCGTGACGCTCGACCTCGGCGGGCACGTGCTGCGCGGCGCCGGCGGGACCGGTGTCGTGGTGCCGGCCGCGGGCGACGTGACGGTCCGGCGCGGGACGATCACGGGATGGGACGTCGGGGTCGCCTCCCCGCCCACGGGCTGGGAGGAGGACCACGAGGGCACGGTGACGGTCGAGCGCGTCCGGTTCGACGGCAACGGGTCCGCCATGGACGGGACCTCGCGGATCGCTGGCCCGAGCAAGACGTTCCTGGTCTCGGGGTCCGTCCTCACGGGCAACGTGACCGGGTTCTCGGCGACCCCCGGTCACGTCCGGTTCTCCCGGAGCACGTTCGAGGGCAACGACAGCGTGGTGCGCATCGACTCCGGGTACGCCCTGATCGAGGACTCGCGGGCCAGCGGCAACGGCACGGTCATGTCCTGCTACGAGGCCGGCTGCGACCTGCGGGGCAGCACCGTGGAGGACAACGGGACGGTCGCGACCGGGTACTTCATGACGGCGATCGAGATCACCGACAGCACGGTCCGGCGCAACGACACCGTCGTCAGCAACGGCGGCGGCTACGGGTACACGCGCGTCGAGCGCAGCAGGCTGAGCGACAACCGGCTCGCCGTGGACGCCGGTGACGCGTCCGTGACGGTCGTCGACAGCACGTTCACGCGCAACGACGTCGCGTTCACGGCGCAGCCGGCGTTCGACGAGTCCGAGGTGACGCGGGTCGTCACGGGCAACCGCTTCCGGGACGGCGGCGACGCGATCCTGGTGGAGGAGGCCCCCGTGCGGCTCGGGAGCAACGACGCGCGACGCAACAGCCGCTGGGGGATCTACGCGCCGAACGCCGTGGACCTCGGCGGCAACACCGCCCGGGGCAACGGCAACGAGCCGCAGTGCGTCGGCGTCGTGTGCGGGGGCGTGCACTCCTGAGCCCCTGGCCCGTCCCCGTCGCGGTGCCGTGCCGTGCCGTCCCGTCCCCGTGCCGTGCCAGGATGCGGCGCGTGCCGCCCACGATCGCCCTCGACGACCCGCGCCGCGCCGACGTCCTCGCCCTGCTCGAGGAGCACCTCGCCGACATGTACGCGACCTCACCGGCCGAGTCGGTGCACGCGCTCGACCCGTCGGCGCTCGCGGTCCCCGGCGTGACGTTCTGGACCGCGCGCGACGACGCCGGCCTGCTGCTCGGGTGCGTCGCGCTGAAGGAGCTCGCGCCGGACGACGGCGAGCTGAAGTCCATGCGGACCGCCGCGGCGGCGCGCGGCCGCGGGGTCGGCGGCGCCCTGCTCGCGCACGTGCTCGGGCAGGCACGCGGGCGCGGCTACCGGACGCTGCACCTCGAGACCGGCACGCAGGACTTCTTCGCCCCGGCACGGCGGCTGTACGCACGGGCCGGCTTCGCGCCGTGCCCGCCGTTCGGCGCGTACGTCGAGGACCCGAACAGCGCCTTCTACCGCCTCGAGCTGGCGCCCGCCGGCTGACGCCGTCGGCCGGCGGGCGGGGCCGGTGCGTCAGCCATGGCCGCCCACCGGCTCGAGCCCGTGCACGCGGCCGCCGGCGAGGGACGCGTGCGGGCGCGCCTCCGTCGCGGCGTCGAACCGCTCGCTGCGGCGTCGCACGGCGGCCTCCGCGTCCGCGTGCACGAGGTCGCCGTTGATCCCTGCCGCCGCCAGGACGCCCGCGGTCGCCGCTCCGCCCACCATCGCGGCCAGGTCGGTGGCGTTGCCCGCCACCCAGACGTCCGGCAGGTCGGTGCGGCCCCCCGGGGAGGACGAGACGTACGTGCCGAACGGGTGCTCGCTCACGGTGCCGCCGAGCTGCTCGTACAGGTCCGCGTTGGCCACGAACCGGGGTGCCACGGCCACCGCGTCGACGTCGAACCGGCGACCGTCCGCCAGGACGACCGCCCGCAGCGCGTCGTCGTCGTGGTCGAGCCGCTCCACCGTCCCCTGAACCAGGCGGACGTCGAGGGCCACGAGCTGCTCCCGCTCCGTGTCCTCCAGGTCGGGCCCGGAGTGCAGGAAGAGCGTGACGTCGTCGCTCAGCTGACGCATCAGCAGCGCCTGGTGCGGCGCGTTGTCGCTGGTCGCGAGCACGCCGATGCGCCGGCCGCGGACCTCCCAGCCGTGGCAGTACGGGCAGTGCAGCACGTCGGCGCCCCACCGCTCCCGCACGCCCGGCACGTCGGGGAGGACGTCGGTCAGTCCCGTCGCCAGCAGCAGGACGCGGGCGCGGACGTCGCCGCCCTCGGCGAGGCTGACGACGAGGCCGTCGCCGTCGCGCCGCGCGCCCACGGCGCGGTCGCTGCGGACCTCGGCGCCGTAGGACTCGGCCTCCCGGCGGCCCGCGGCGAGCAGCTCCTGCGGGGGGACGCCCTCGCGGCCCAGCAGGTTGTGCGCGCCCGCGGCGGGCGCGTTGCGCGGCTCGCCCGCGTCGACGACGAGCACGGACCGCAGCGAGCGGCCCAGGGTCACGGCGGCGGCCAGGCCGGCGGCCCCGCCGCCCACCACCACCACGTCGTACCGGTCGGTCATCGGGC is a genomic window containing:
- a CDS encoding right-handed parallel beta-helix repeat-containing protein — its product is MRVPSALPIATLAVAAALLAPPAHAVPVAAAPPPVPGCGATLTADARLTADLTCPAGNGLTLAAGVTLDLGGHVLRGAGGTGVVVPAAGDVTVRRGTITGWDVGVASPPTGWEEDHEGTVTVERVRFDGNGSAMDGTSRIAGPSKTFLVSGSVLTGNVTGFSATPGHVRFSRSTFEGNDSVVRIDSGYALIEDSRASGNGTVMSCYEAGCDLRGSTVEDNGTVATGYFMTAIEITDSTVRRNDTVVSNGGGYGYTRVERSRLSDNRLAVDAGDASVTVVDSTFTRNDVAFTAQPAFDESEVTRVVTGNRFRDGGDAILVEEAPVRLGSNDARRNSRWGIYAPNAVDLGGNTARGNGNEPQCVGVVCGGVHS
- a CDS encoding NADH:flavin oxidoreductase/NADH oxidase, with the translated sequence MTTPALFTPLTLRGVTFPHRVWMAPMCQYSAEPTGPAAGVPHDWHLQHYGSRAVGGAALVITEATAVTPEGRITPFDLGLWDEAQAEGHRRLTALVHAQGAKAGIQLAHAGRKASTDAPWRGGAPLGADEGGWETVGPSAVPFAADSPAPRALSTDDVAGVVRAFADAAVRAVEVGYDVVEVHAAHGYLLHQFLSPDSNRRGDAYGGSFENRTRLVREVVEAVRTAVGEGVVVLVRVSATDWVEPAGWTADDTVRLAADLAPLGVDMVHVSTGGNLPSVRIPAGPGYQVPFAARIRAEAGVPTVAVGMITDAAHAEAVLADGSADAIALARPLLADPYWPLRAALDLGVEPTVPQQYGRAGTLLR
- a CDS encoding NAD(P)/FAD-dependent oxidoreductase; this encodes MTDRYDVVVVGGGAAGLAAAVTLGRSLRSVLVVDAGEPRNAPAAGAHNLLGREGVPPQELLAAGRREAESYGAEVRSDRAVGARRDGDGLVVSLAEGGDVRARVLLLATGLTDVLPDVPGVRERWGADVLHCPYCHGWEVRGRRIGVLATSDNAPHQALLMRQLSDDVTLFLHSGPDLEDTEREQLVALDVRLVQGTVERLDHDDDALRAVVLADGRRFDVDAVAVAPRFVANADLYEQLGGTVSEHPFGTYVSSSPGGRTDLPDVWVAGNATDLAAMVGGAATAGVLAAAGINGDLVHADAEAAVRRRSERFDAATEARPHASLAGGRVHGLEPVGGHG
- a CDS encoding ABC transporter ATP-binding protein; the encoded protein is MIEATGLTKRYGARTAVDGMTFTVRPGTVTGFLGPNGAGKSTTMRMVVGLDRPTSGTVTVNGKHYARHRAPLGEVGALLDAKAVHSGRSARSHLLAQAATHGIGRRRVDEVVEMTGLAPVAGKRAGTFSLGMGQRLGIAAALLGDPQTLILDEPVNGLDPEGVLWVRHLLRGLAAEGRTVFLSSHLMTEMALTADHLIVVGRGRVIADAPVSEIVARAQTTAVQVRTPSAAQLAAVLTRDPGVVVASVAHDVLEVTGSTPPAVAAVAAAAGLVLHGLAPVETSLEDAYMQLTADAVEYRSAPSHAAAGGRR
- a CDS encoding GNAT family N-acetyltransferase; protein product: MPPTIALDDPRRADVLALLEEHLADMYATSPAESVHALDPSALAVPGVTFWTARDDAGLLLGCVALKELAPDDGELKSMRTAAAARGRGVGGALLAHVLGQARGRGYRTLHLETGTQDFFAPARRLYARAGFAPCPPFGAYVEDPNSAFYRLELAPAG
- a CDS encoding ABC transporter permease subunit; the encoded protein is MTTLTTTVAGPPTRSRVAVHPLTFRRLVAAEWIKLRSLRSTWWTLGVGVVLGVAFAGMQSASISALAREYPDPERVGSVYATAGIPLAMLAFCTFGVLTISGEYGTGQIRSTLAAAPTRVPALLAKLLVTVLAVLAASVVMVAAGWAVAAPSLAHGRMPVDLGDPDDLRIMLGVPLFLATAAALAFAIGALVRSSAAGITVVLGLMLVVENGLGMIPWQPLQAATAYLPTSAGARLVTHDHLGSVITGITSDLPPWTGYGVMLAWALGALAVAAVLLRRRDA